The following are encoded in a window of Rosa chinensis cultivar Old Blush chromosome 4, RchiOBHm-V2, whole genome shotgun sequence genomic DNA:
- the LOC112200954 gene encoding anthocyanidin 3-O-galactosyltransferase F3GT1 codes for MSHKLASFNPQSPVAVLNFPFAFHPNSLLRFIRAISAVAPDIKFTFFSTCRTNSSLFSGSNNKGLDNVKPYNVWDGLPEGYVPPSGPPLEQIGLFLDKAPQSFERVLKEVEAETGHKFGCLISDAFLWFSGDIAQKMNVPWVTTWSGPRSLLVHLETDMIREKVGAPGQEDKTLDFLPGFSNEFRASDLSKEVVFGNIESPLANMLHKMGQKLPQATAVAVNSFETMDLKVAEELKKRLKKLLLVGPLHLVRPVPSAQLDDDEEKDVCLPWLDNHKPASVAYISFGSVGALPAIEVAALAEALEEGGFPFLWSFRGNLEDFPKGFIERTSTGKVVPWVNQVQILNHPSIGVFVTHGGWNDVLESVTCGVPMVGRPHIDDQTLNMRTVEVVWKIGMRIEGGVFTKSGAIKVLEQALSLERGKEMRHRVGVLKQLAQEAVGPNGSSTQDLKALVEIIKS; via the exons ATGAGCCACAAACTTGCTAGTTTTAATCCTCAATCCCCTGTGGCAGTTTTAAATTTTCCATTCGCCTTCCATCCCAACTCTCTTCTCCGATTTATACGAGCTATTTCGGCCGTTGCCCCGGACATTAAGTTCACCTTCTTCAGCACTTGTAGAACAAATAGCTCTCTCTTCTCGGGTTCCAACAACAAGGGCTTGGATAATGTAAAGCCTTACAATGTATGGGATGGCTTACCGGAGGGTTACGTGCCCCCCTCTGGACCTCCGCTGGAGCAAATTGGGTTGTTCCTTGACAAAGCACCTCAAAGCTTTGAGAGGGTACTCAAAGAAGTGGAGGCAGAAACAGGACACAAGTTTGGCTGCTTGATTTCGGATGCATTTCTCTGGTTTTCCGGGGACATTGCCCAGAAAATGAACGTCCCTTGGGTGACTACATGGAGCGGACCACGCTCGCTGCTTGTTCATCTGGAGACTGATATGATCAGAGAAAAAGTGGGAGCTCCTG GGCAAGAAGACAAGACCCTGGACTTCCTTCCAGGATTCTCCAATGAGTTCCGAGCATCTGACTTATCGAAGGAAGTTGTATTTGGAAACATAGAGTCGCCACTTGCAAATATGTTGCATAAAATGGGACAGAAGCTGCCACAAGCAACTGCGGTTGCCGTCAACTCTTTTGAAACAATGGACTTGAAAGTTGCCGAGGAGCTAAAGAAGAGACTCAAGAAGTTGCTCCTTGTTGGGCCACTACATCTAGTCCGGCCGGTACCATCAGCACAATTAGATGATGACGAGGAGAAAGATGTATGCTTACCGTGGCTGGACAACCACAAGCCTGCATCAGTAGCATACATCAGCTTTGGAAGTGTGGGAGCACTGCCCGCAATAGAGGTAGCAGCATTAGCCGAGGCATTAGAGGAGGGGGGATTCCCATTTCTTTGGTCATTTAGGGGAAACCTAGAGGACTTTCCCAAAGGATTTATCGAAAGAACATCTACTGGAAAAGTTGTTCCCTGGGTGAACCAAGTGCAAATCCTAAACCATCCGTCGATAGGGGTGTTTGTTACACATGGCGGTTGGAATGATGTTTTGGAGAGTGTAACTTGTGGTGTGCCTATGGTTGGGAGGCCTCATATTGATGATCAAACGCTGAATATGCGGACCGTAGAAGTTGTATGGAAGATTGGTATGAGAATCGAGGGTGGCGTTTTCACTAAATCTGGAGCAATCAAGGTATTGGAACAAGCTCTATCGCTTGAGCGAGGAAAAGAAATGAGACACAGAGTTGGAGTCCTTAAACAGCTTGCTCAAGAGGCTGTTGGACCCAATGGGAGTTCAACTCAGGACTTGAAAGCTCTGGTGGAGATCATCAAATCATGA